The following are from one region of the Hemiscyllium ocellatum isolate sHemOce1 chromosome 26, sHemOce1.pat.X.cur, whole genome shotgun sequence genome:
- the LOC132828155 gene encoding pepsin A-like: protein MKWLLVALACIQLSECVIRMPLFKGKSARDVLQEKGLLEEFLMKHPYDLCSKYQVPYCSQSLDTTEPMINYLDLSYYGAISIGNPPQSFTVIFDTGSSNLWVPSVYCSEQSCTMHHRFNPTASSTYHSNNQGVSIQYGTGAMNGILGYDTVRISNINIRNQEFGLSTSEPGGFFSYVKFDGILGMGYPSLAASGATTVFENLMSQHLVDEPLFSVYLTRQDGASGSEIVFGGIDSSHYTGQIHWVPVTREAYWQILIDRVTINGQVVACSGGCPAIVDTGTSLLVGPSTPINTIQQYIGATPSYYGQYTINCNNLYNMPNVVFTINGVDFPLPPQAYTLQSTYNNQRSCMSGFGVTGGSLWILGDVFIGEYYSIFDVGNNRVGLAKAA, encoded by the exons ATGAAGTGGCTACTTGTCGCCCTCGCTTGTATCCAGCTCTCGGAATGTGTGATCAG AATGCCTTTGTTTAAGGGCAAATCTGCCCGTGATGTTCTCCAGGAGAAAGGGCTGCTggaagaattcctgatgaaacatCCATATGATCTCTGCTCAAAATATCAAGTGCCCTACTGCAGCCAATCTCTGGATACAACGGAACCAATGATTAACTACCTAGAT TTGTCATACTATGGAGCAATCAGCATTGGGAATCCACCACAGAGTTTCACCGTCATCTTTGACACAGGCTCATCCAACCTCTGGGTCCCTTCAGTTTACTGCTCTGAACAGTCATGCA CAATGCATCACAGATTCAATCCCACTGCATCTTCAACATACCATTCAAACAACCAGGGTGTATCTATCCAGTATGGAACAGGCGCCATGAATGGAATATTGGGATATGACACTGTCAGA ATTTCAAACATCAACATCCGCAATCAGGAATTTGGTCTCAGTACTAGTGAACCCGGTGGCTTCTTTTCCTACGTTAAGTTTGACGGAATTCTGGGCATGGGCTACCCATCTCTTGCAGCATCAGGAGCTACAACTGTGTTTGAGAACTTAATGTCTCAGCATCTGGTGGATGAGCCTCTCTTCTCTGTCTACCTGACCAG ACAGGACGGTGCATCTGGAAGTGAAATTGTGTTTGGTGGAATTGACTCAAGTCACTACACAGGTCAAATTCACTGGGTTCCCGTCACTCGTGAGGCCTATTGGCAAATCCTCATTGACCG GGTGACAATCAATGGGCAGGTTGTGGCCTGCAGTGGAGGTTGTCCAGCCATTGTTGACACTGGCACTTCTCTCCTTGTTGGTCCCAGCACACCCATCAACACCATTCAGCAGTACATTGGAGCAACTCCAAGTTACTATGGCCAG tacaccataaACTGTAACAATCTGTACAACATGCCCAATGTGGTCTTCACAATCAATGGAGTCGATTTCCCTCTTCCTCCACAAGCCTACACTTTGCAG AGCACTTACAACAACCAAAGAAGCTGCATGAGTGGATTTGGTGTGACTGGTGGAAGCCTCTGGATTCTGGGAGATGTTTTCATTGGGGAATATTATTCCATTTTCGACGTGGGGAACAACCGTGTGGGCTTGGCTAAGGCTGCTTAA